Proteins encoded within one genomic window of Sphingomonas sp. NBWT7:
- the tssG gene encoding type VI secretion system baseplate subunit TssG, which yields MAAENRSPTDHLSFLADAAAEAKRYGLFPIARGAEARAPHLPRIGRARRPAQSVADFVQVPTLAFPDATLTEVEVREGRARVGGYWLGLTGPMGPLPSHMTEFATFERRYARTRPFGRWLDLLAGRMLQFFIRAWSDSQPAAQADRPDDDQFAQHLSQLTGASEGVGPHAAFPALGRVHYAALFAGRRSAGAIEDALTHLLGQEVRIEEFQPRWRDIQPEDRTRLGRQFARLGDEAMLGARASVASDAFRVVIRADTPAAYAALLPSGQRFQVLAEALDAFAPSHLEWDIALETDGATALAARLDGRTRLGWSGWLGGGAAGVRRDAHLRRTKQFSPQQQSTKEN from the coding sequence ATGGCCGCTGAGAATCGGTCGCCGACCGACCATCTAAGCTTCCTCGCCGACGCCGCGGCGGAAGCGAAGCGGTATGGCCTGTTTCCGATCGCACGGGGCGCGGAGGCGCGCGCGCCGCATCTGCCGCGCATCGGCCGCGCCCGCCGTCCTGCGCAGAGCGTTGCCGATTTCGTTCAGGTGCCGACGCTCGCGTTTCCGGACGCGACGCTGACCGAGGTTGAGGTGCGCGAGGGGCGCGCGCGCGTCGGCGGCTATTGGCTGGGGCTGACCGGGCCGATGGGCCCGCTGCCGTCGCACATGACCGAATTCGCCACGTTCGAGCGACGCTACGCGCGGACGCGGCCGTTCGGCCGCTGGCTGGATCTACTCGCCGGCCGGATGCTGCAGTTCTTCATTCGCGCGTGGAGCGATTCGCAGCCTGCCGCACAGGCTGACCGACCCGATGACGATCAGTTCGCGCAGCACCTCTCGCAGCTGACCGGGGCTAGCGAGGGCGTCGGCCCGCACGCCGCGTTTCCTGCGCTCGGGCGCGTCCATTATGCCGCGCTGTTCGCCGGACGGCGCAGTGCCGGCGCGATCGAGGATGCGCTGACCCATCTGCTCGGCCAGGAAGTACGGATCGAGGAATTCCAGCCGCGCTGGCGCGATATCCAACCTGAGGATCGCACGCGGCTTGGCCGACAGTTCGCGCGGCTGGGCGATGAGGCGATGCTGGGCGCGCGCGCGAGTGTCGCGTCCGATGCGTTTCGCGTCGTGATCCGCGCCGATACGCCCGCCGCCTACGCCGCGCTGCTGCCATCGGGGCAGCGTTTCCAGGTGTTGGCCGAAGCGCTGGACGCCTTTGCCCCCAGCCACCTCGAATGGGACATCGCGCTCGAGACGGACGGTGCGACCGCCCTTGCGGCGCGGCTTGACGGGCGCACCCGGCTTGGTTGGAGCGGCTGGCTGGGTGGCGGCGCGGCCGGCGTACGCCGCGACGCGCATCTACGTCGTACCAAGCAATTTTCACCTCAGCAGCAATCGACGAAGGAGAACTGA
- the tssF gene encoding type VI secretion system baseplate subunit TssF, whose amino-acid sequence MSTGIDPRLLRYYNDELAYLREEARAFGEEHEAVAGRLGLKTPTDPDPYVERLLEGVAYLGARVQLKIADQYPEFTQHLLHAIQPHYLAPTPSMCIAGFEPKDGDPVLTKGYRVPRDTPLMATASEQNGASVEFRTAHDVTLWPLKITQAEYLPSRAAVAPFAAAADVRADAGLRLRFEATGGAALPQVLPPSLPIYLAGSEAVPAELYRQIIGETAAVIARSADAAAGPDGWIRLPPPAQVGFEDDQALLPAERRSFRGYRLLTEYFACPERFLFVDLRELERAFRTSATACDVVLLFTRSAPPLRNAIDPGNFRLFATPAINLFEKQLGRVRVSRFEHEHHVVPDRARPLDYEVFRILDVKAYAANSVDARTVAPLYAPGALLYDWNEALFYTTQLRPRRLSSREQRLRRRGEYTGTETWIGLTSPGSPARLDNIDELAVRALVTNRELPELLTFRGTHHFTVSGVPARAVSVLRAPTKPQPPIGMGEAAWRVIGHLTPNYTTLAPEDGSDPHVLRDHLALYGRPDDAASRRQVDGVTAIRSERIVRRVPGMDRMSIARGHRIRVTLDDAAFDKGRMFLFSAVLERFLAEFASINSFTETWTGSGNEGEFQRWPLRIGRRPTI is encoded by the coding sequence GTGAGCACCGGCATCGATCCGCGCCTGCTGCGTTACTATAACGACGAGCTCGCCTATCTGCGCGAGGAAGCGCGCGCCTTTGGCGAGGAGCATGAGGCAGTGGCCGGCCGGCTCGGCCTCAAGACGCCGACCGATCCCGATCCGTATGTCGAGCGGTTACTCGAAGGAGTCGCTTATCTCGGCGCGCGCGTGCAGCTCAAGATCGCGGACCAATATCCCGAATTCACGCAGCATCTGCTGCACGCCATTCAGCCGCACTATCTCGCGCCGACGCCGTCGATGTGCATCGCCGGGTTCGAGCCTAAGGACGGCGATCCGGTCCTGACCAAGGGCTACCGCGTGCCGCGCGATACCCCACTGATGGCCACCGCCAGTGAGCAGAACGGTGCATCGGTGGAGTTTCGCACCGCCCACGACGTAACGCTGTGGCCGCTCAAGATCACGCAGGCCGAATACTTGCCGAGTCGCGCTGCCGTTGCGCCGTTCGCCGCTGCGGCGGATGTTCGTGCCGACGCGGGGTTGCGGCTGCGCTTCGAGGCGACGGGTGGTGCCGCCCTGCCGCAGGTGCTGCCGCCATCGCTACCAATTTACCTCGCTGGATCAGAAGCGGTGCCGGCCGAGCTTTATCGCCAGATCATTGGCGAGACCGCGGCGGTGATCGCGCGCTCGGCGGATGCGGCGGCGGGGCCCGACGGATGGATACGCCTGCCGCCGCCGGCACAGGTCGGGTTCGAGGACGATCAGGCGCTGCTGCCGGCGGAGCGGCGCTCGTTTCGCGGCTACCGCTTGCTGACCGAATATTTCGCCTGCCCCGAACGCTTCCTGTTCGTCGACCTGCGCGAGCTCGAGCGCGCGTTCCGGACGAGCGCCACGGCGTGTGACGTGGTGCTGCTATTCACCCGTTCCGCACCGCCGCTGCGCAATGCGATCGACCCGGGGAACTTCCGGCTCTTCGCGACGCCGGCGATCAACCTCTTCGAGAAGCAGCTCGGCCGCGTCCGCGTCTCGCGCTTCGAGCACGAGCATCACGTTGTGCCCGATCGTGCCCGGCCGCTCGACTACGAAGTGTTTCGCATCCTCGACGTGAAGGCCTATGCCGCCAACAGCGTCGACGCGCGTACCGTCGCACCGCTCTACGCGCCTGGCGCGCTGCTGTATGACTGGAACGAGGCGCTGTTCTACACCACGCAGCTTCGCCCGCGGCGGCTGTCGAGCCGCGAGCAGCGCCTGCGGAGGCGCGGCGAATATACCGGTACCGAGACGTGGATCGGGCTGACGTCACCCGGATCGCCAGCGCGGCTCGACAATATCGACGAGCTCGCGGTGCGCGCGCTGGTCACCAATCGCGAGCTGCCCGAACTGCTGACGTTTCGCGGCACGCATCACTTCACCGTATCAGGCGTGCCGGCGCGCGCGGTGAGCGTGCTGCGCGCGCCAACCAAGCCGCAGCCGCCGATCGGCATGGGCGAGGCGGCGTGGCGCGTGATCGGCCATCTCACACCCAATTACACAACGCTTGCGCCTGAGGACGGCAGCGACCCGCACGTGCTGCGCGATCACCTCGCCCTGTATGGGCGGCCCGACGACGCCGCGTCGCGGCGGCAGGTCGACGGCGTCACCGCGATCCGATCCGAACGGATCGTGCGCCGCGTGCCGGGCATGGACCGGATGTCGATCGCGCGCGGCCACCGCATTCGCGTGACGCTTGATGATGCAGCGTTCGACAAGGGGCGGATGTTCCTCTTCTCAGCGGTGCTTGAGCGATTCCTGGCCGAGTTCGCCAGCATCAACAGCTTCACCGAAACCTGGACCGGCAGCGGAAACGAAGGGGAATTTCAGCGATGGCCGCTGAGAATCGGTCGCCGACCGACCATCTAA
- the tssE gene encoding type VI secretion system baseplate subunit TssE, which yields MAVQQRLTPTLYDKLVADLDISGMRETDESAPAVSREKFRYYSVPKLERFNETALRATIRRDLAWLFNTTSLESLVDLDHYPHVRESVLNYGLSDLAGRTLDRRAVLARAREIRRAIRLFEPRLSREGLTVDPVEDPSDPHALTYLIQGDITAAAQMMPVKFRTEIEAETASVNVRG from the coding sequence GTGGCGGTTCAGCAACGACTGACGCCGACGCTGTACGACAAGCTGGTTGCCGACCTGGATATCTCGGGCATGCGAGAGACTGACGAGAGCGCGCCGGCCGTGAGCCGCGAGAAGTTCCGTTATTATTCGGTGCCCAAACTCGAACGGTTCAACGAGACCGCGCTGCGTGCTACGATTCGCCGCGATCTCGCGTGGCTGTTCAACACCACCAGCCTCGAGTCACTTGTCGATCTCGACCATTATCCGCACGTGCGCGAATCGGTGCTCAACTACGGGCTGAGCGACCTTGCCGGGCGCACGCTCGATCGCCGCGCGGTGCTGGCGCGCGCGCGGGAGATCCGCCGCGCGATCCGCTTGTTCGAGCCGCGGCTGTCGCGCGAGGGGCTGACGGTCGATCCGGTCGAGGATCCGTCCGATCCGCATGCGCTGACCTACTTGATTCAGGGCGACATCACCGCGGCAGCGCAGATGATGCCGGTCAAGTTCCGGACCGAGATCGAGGCGGAAACCGCGTCGGTCAACGTGCGCGGGTGA
- a CDS encoding type VI secretion system accessory protein TagJ, producing MTEADDLLRTGDLDGARRALVEVVRRDPSDVPTRLFLWQLLAVAGEWAKAKSQLATLAQLSPDAQMLSIVYGQALDAEATRAAVLAGRERAVIHGGSAWAGGVAEALMVEAAGDTVQADALRQAAFDQAPDTPGSLDDAAIDWIADADPRFGPTIEVIIGGQYGLLPFDAVEKLSSEGPKDLRDLVWYPVELTLRAGPRLAALLPVRYPQLSDDAAERAARATRWDDRGHGVGQRLWATSDGEDRGLLSIRALELR from the coding sequence ATGACCGAAGCGGACGACCTGCTGCGCACCGGCGACCTCGACGGGGCGCGACGCGCACTCGTTGAGGTCGTGCGGCGCGATCCGTCGGACGTGCCGACGCGATTGTTCCTGTGGCAATTGCTCGCTGTCGCGGGCGAATGGGCCAAGGCCAAATCGCAGCTCGCGACGCTGGCGCAACTTTCCCCAGACGCTCAAATGCTGTCGATAGTCTACGGACAGGCGCTTGACGCCGAAGCGACACGCGCGGCGGTGCTTGCCGGGCGGGAGCGTGCGGTGATTCACGGTGGCAGCGCCTGGGCCGGTGGCGTTGCCGAGGCGCTGATGGTCGAGGCGGCGGGCGATACGGTGCAGGCCGATGCACTGCGCCAGGCGGCGTTCGATCAGGCGCCTGATACGCCGGGCAGCCTCGACGATGCGGCGATCGACTGGATTGCCGATGCCGACCCGCGCTTCGGCCCGACGATCGAAGTGATCATCGGCGGTCAATACGGCCTGCTGCCGTTCGACGCGGTAGAGAAACTCTCGTCTGAGGGGCCAAAGGATCTACGCGATCTCGTCTGGTATCCGGTCGAGCTGACGCTGCGGGCTGGCCCCCGGCTCGCCGCGCTGCTGCCGGTGCGCTATCCCCAATTGTCGGACGATGCTGCTGAACGCGCCGCACGCGCGACGCGCTGGGACGATCGCGGGCACGGCGTTGGCCAGCGACTGTGGGCGACGTCCGACGGCGAGGACCGCGGGCTGCTGTCGATCCGCGCGCTAGAGTTGCGGTGA
- a CDS encoding type VI secretion system tube protein Hcp encodes MAVDLFLKIEGINGESSKKNHQGEIDIISFDFGAVQHGSFHSGGTGGGSGKAEISDIRIQKEVDKSSPLLFKACASGKHIKEAIIYSQKAGDGNTPLTYYKIKLEDIIVSDIHNNGASGGDSIMESVTFNCAKVTFDYQAQNAQGGKDGGVVTAYYDIRQNEAG; translated from the coding sequence ATGGCAGTCGATCTTTTCTTGAAAATCGAAGGCATCAACGGCGAGTCTTCCAAGAAGAACCACCAGGGCGAGATCGATATCATCTCGTTCGACTTCGGTGCCGTGCAGCACGGCTCGTTCCATTCCGGCGGCACCGGCGGCGGCTCGGGCAAGGCCGAGATCTCCGACATCCGCATCCAGAAGGAAGTCGACAAGTCTTCGCCGCTGTTGTTCAAGGCCTGCGCTTCGGGCAAGCACATCAAGGAAGCAATCATCTATTCTCAGAAGGCCGGCGATGGGAACACCCCGCTGACCTATTACAAGATCAAGCTCGAGGACATCATCGTCTCCGACATTCACAACAATGGCGCGTCGGGCGGCGACTCGATCATGGAGTCGGTGACCTTCAACTGCGCCAAGGTGACGTTCGACTATCAGGCGCAGAACGCGCAGGGCGGCAAGGACGGCGGCGTCGTCACCGCTTACTATGACATCCGCCAGAACGAGGCCGGCTGA
- the tssC gene encoding type VI secretion system contractile sheath large subunit → MAQEALGQAGSAQQMTTTEVSDFQALLQKEFKPTTDERRSRIEQAVQTLAEQALSNAQVVGGDVFATVDAMRAAIDRKLTEQINLIIHNPEFQALESAWRGLNYLVMNTSTGKDLKIRVMNMSKEECRRMFRQYRDAAWDQSPLFKKIYESEFGQLGGQPYGAFVCDYSFDHSGPDLEVMRGLSRIGAASHAPFIAAAAPSLLGMDRWTELSNPRDLGKLFDATDYGAWRSFRASEDSRYLALTLPRFLGRPLYGAKTEPVDEFDFEEDAGGEHDSHLWLNAAYAMGTRITEAFNTYGWTTRIRGVESGGTVEELPTATFPTDEGGIDQKCPTEIAISDRREAELSAAGLMALVHRKNTDQATFIGAQTVHRPAAYDKKEATANANLSARLPYIFASCRFAHYLKCMVRDWVGGSREADQLQRDLNNWVLQYVDGSPESSNEDTKARLPLKQAKIEVIPDEENPGYYKGKFMFVPHYQLEGMDVALSMVSRLPKTSG, encoded by the coding sequence ATGGCGCAAGAAGCGCTTGGGCAGGCCGGCAGTGCGCAGCAGATGACCACGACGGAGGTCAGCGACTTCCAGGCGCTGCTACAGAAGGAATTTAAGCCAACCACCGACGAGCGGCGCTCGCGGATCGAGCAGGCGGTGCAGACGCTCGCCGAACAGGCGCTGTCGAATGCGCAGGTGGTCGGCGGCGACGTGTTCGCGACGGTGGATGCGATGCGGGCGGCGATCGACCGCAAGCTGACCGAACAGATCAACCTCATCATCCATAATCCCGAATTCCAAGCGCTGGAATCGGCGTGGCGCGGGCTGAACTACCTCGTCATGAACACGTCGACGGGCAAGGATCTCAAGATCCGGGTCATGAACATGTCGAAGGAAGAATGCCGGCGGATGTTCCGCCAATATCGCGACGCGGCGTGGGACCAGAGCCCGCTGTTCAAAAAGATCTACGAGAGCGAGTTCGGCCAGCTCGGCGGGCAACCGTACGGCGCATTCGTGTGCGACTACAGCTTCGACCATTCAGGGCCTGATCTCGAAGTGATGCGCGGCCTGTCGCGGATCGGCGCGGCGAGCCACGCGCCGTTCATCGCCGCAGCGGCGCCCTCGCTGCTGGGCATGGACCGCTGGACCGAATTGTCCAATCCGCGCGATCTCGGCAAGCTGTTCGATGCGACCGACTACGGTGCCTGGCGCTCGTTCCGCGCGTCGGAGGACAGCCGCTACCTCGCGCTGACGCTGCCGCGGTTCCTGGGGCGCCCGCTGTACGGCGCGAAGACCGAGCCGGTCGACGAGTTCGACTTCGAGGAGGATGCCGGCGGCGAGCACGACAGCCACCTGTGGCTGAATGCCGCTTACGCGATGGGCACGCGGATCACCGAGGCGTTCAATACCTACGGCTGGACCACACGCATTCGCGGCGTCGAATCGGGCGGGACGGTGGAGGAACTGCCGACCGCGACCTTCCCAACCGACGAGGGCGGCATTGACCAGAAATGTCCGACCGAGATTGCCATTTCGGACCGGCGTGAGGCGGAGCTGTCGGCCGCCGGGCTGATGGCGCTGGTGCACCGCAAGAACACTGATCAGGCGACCTTCATCGGCGCGCAGACGGTGCATCGCCCTGCCGCGTACGACAAGAAGGAGGCGACCGCGAACGCCAACCTATCCGCGCGGCTGCCGTACATCTTCGCCAGCTGCCGCTTCGCGCACTACTTAAAGTGCATGGTGCGTGACTGGGTGGGTGGGTCGCGCGAGGCCGATCAGCTTCAGCGCGATCTCAACAACTGGGTCCTGCAATATGTCGACGGCTCGCCCGAATCGTCGAACGAGGACACTAAGGCCCGCCTGCCGCTGAAGCAGGCCAAGATCGAGGTGATCCCTGATGAGGAGAACCCGGGTTACTACAAGGGGAAGTTCATGTTCGTGCCGCATTACCAGCTCGAAGGGATGGACGTGGCGCTCAGCATGGTTTCGCGGCTGCCCAAGACATCGGGCTAA
- the tssB gene encoding type VI secretion system contractile sheath small subunit yields the protein MAIKSGQRFIRENRKPRVHIEYEVETYGARQKVELPFVMGVMSDLSGKSLKDKKAAEARDFVDFDMDNFDQRMEAIAPRAAFHVDNTLTGEGKLAVDLTFNSMNDFMPGQIAKRIEPLAKLLEARTQLEDLLSYMDGKHGAQDLLDKVLNDPALLKAILAERASARAADADQPTPTTQA from the coding sequence ATGGCGATCAAGAGCGGTCAGCGTTTCATCCGCGAGAACCGAAAGCCGCGCGTGCATATCGAATATGAGGTGGAGACCTATGGCGCGCGCCAGAAGGTCGAACTGCCGTTCGTTATGGGCGTGATGTCCGACCTGTCGGGAAAGAGCCTAAAGGACAAAAAGGCCGCCGAGGCGCGCGACTTTGTTGATTTCGACATGGACAATTTCGACCAGCGGATGGAGGCGATCGCGCCGCGCGCGGCCTTCCACGTCGACAACACGCTGACCGGCGAGGGCAAGCTAGCGGTCGACCTCACCTTCAATTCGATGAACGACTTCATGCCGGGGCAGATCGCCAAGCGGATTGAGCCGCTTGCCAAGCTACTCGAGGCGCGCACGCAGCTCGAAGATCTTCTGTCATATATGGATGGTAAGCATGGTGCCCAGGATCTGCTGGACAAGGTACTGAACGATCCGGCGCTGCTGAAGGCGATCCTCGCCGAACGCGCCTCGGCACGCGCGGCGGATGCGGACCAGCCAACGCCGACCACCCAAGCCTAA
- a CDS encoding ImpA family type VI secretion system protein, whose protein sequence is MTRIDHEALLLPVSEEAPAGPDLSYDPVREEIEQAFAASSDDVDWDATVRLIAAQAARTRDLWLAVYLARAGARLGRMEVVDDGFALLAGYFEHFWNSVHPTTEEYGIEGRKGACESLARIGEFLAHFRRVPLIEHPRLGRFSGADFERFAAEGAGAEGYGQFRAALADTPIERITEELGRLGGIRESLKRADAILSAEAEQVGQTGTNFSSTYDAIDAIVSAVRPFALQNDAADPASNTGESSGNFAGGKTSVAPAGSSGRIESRADVARALDAVIEYYTRAEPSSPIPVALGRIKGWITMDFISLLNDISPGSRSEALSVLQARADESGDTDLM, encoded by the coding sequence GTGACCCGTATCGATCACGAGGCCCTGTTGCTGCCTGTGTCGGAGGAGGCACCGGCGGGCCCCGACCTCTCGTACGATCCCGTTCGGGAGGAGATCGAACAGGCATTCGCCGCGTCGAGCGACGACGTCGACTGGGATGCGACCGTCAGACTGATCGCGGCGCAGGCGGCGCGCACGCGCGACCTGTGGCTGGCGGTCTACCTTGCGCGCGCCGGGGCGCGGCTTGGCCGCATGGAGGTGGTCGACGACGGTTTCGCGCTGCTCGCGGGCTATTTCGAGCATTTCTGGAACAGCGTGCACCCGACGACCGAGGAATATGGGATCGAGGGGCGCAAGGGCGCGTGCGAGTCGCTCGCACGGATCGGTGAGTTTCTTGCGCATTTCCGCCGCGTGCCGCTGATCGAGCATCCACGGCTTGGCCGCTTCTCGGGCGCGGATTTCGAACGGTTTGCCGCCGAGGGGGCGGGGGCCGAGGGCTATGGCCAATTTCGCGCTGCGCTGGCGGATACGCCGATCGAGCGGATCACCGAGGAACTGGGCCGGCTAGGCGGGATACGCGAATCGCTCAAGCGCGCCGACGCGATCCTCTCGGCCGAGGCCGAGCAGGTCGGGCAGACCGGGACCAACTTCTCGAGCACCTACGACGCGATCGATGCGATCGTGTCGGCGGTGCGGCCGTTTGCTTTGCAGAACGACGCCGCCGATCCAGCCAGCAATACAGGTGAAAGCAGCGGCAATTTCGCGGGTGGCAAAACGTCCGTTGCACCGGCCGGATCGAGCGGCCGGATCGAGTCTCGCGCCGACGTCGCGCGCGCGCTCGACGCCGTTATCGAATATTATACCCGCGCCGAACCATCCAGTCCCATCCCGGTCGCGCTCGGCCGCATCAAGGGCTGGATAACAATGGATTTCATTTCGCTGTTAAACGACATTTCGCCCGGGAGCCGAAGCGAGGCATTGAGCGTATTGCAGGCACGGGCGGACGAGAGCGGCGATACAGACCTTATGTAA
- a CDS encoding OmpA family protein gives MTMRMLTVSLAMLAAVPATAQRAPASTPSVAGYLCTFAGKCDDAADGAAVEQATRDAPETKGFRLARSGGGDTPVASARPTTTRRSSRIATIAPPRNRAAPARPAYSAGETRRANMGSSAALVAPRLAAVSGGRRADLMIGFELNSDRLTAVGRQSARVFAQSLLMPELRDKRFLIEGHTDERGGSGVNVPLSARRAQRVADFLVAQGVARDRLQTRGLGSSAPLPGQQSTDPANRRVEAELIS, from the coding sequence ATGACGATGCGTATGCTGACAGTCTCGCTGGCCATGTTGGCAGCCGTTCCCGCAACCGCGCAGCGGGCGCCCGCGTCGACGCCCAGTGTTGCCGGCTATCTGTGCACCTTTGCGGGCAAGTGCGACGATGCAGCGGACGGCGCCGCCGTCGAGCAGGCGACGCGCGACGCGCCGGAGACCAAGGGCTTCCGGCTCGCGCGCTCGGGCGGCGGCGATACGCCAGTTGCTTCAGCCAGGCCGACGACGACGCGCCGTTCCTCCCGCATTGCGACGATCGCGCCGCCGAGGAACCGCGCCGCGCCGGCGCGCCCTGCCTATTCGGCGGGCGAGACGCGGCGCGCCAACATGGGATCGTCCGCCGCCCTGGTCGCGCCGCGCCTGGCGGCGGTGTCGGGCGGACGCCGCGCCGATCTGATGATCGGGTTCGAGCTCAATTCCGACCGGCTCACTGCGGTCGGGCGCCAGTCGGCGCGCGTCTTCGCGCAGTCGCTGCTGATGCCGGAACTGCGCGACAAGCGCTTCCTGATCGAGGGGCACACCGACGAGCGCGGCGGCAGCGGGGTCAACGTGCCGCTGTCGGCGCGCCGGGCACAACGGGTCGCCGACTTCCTTGTCGCGCAAGGCGTCGCGCGCGATCGCCTACAGACGCGTGGCCTGGGATCGTCGGCACCGCTTCCCGGCCAGCAGTCCACCGATCCCGCCAACCGGCGCGTCGAAGCCGAGCTGATTTCCTGA
- a CDS encoding type VI secretion system Vgr family protein: MSIDVGDEQVVLQRIESEERLGRPFTVHATIISPLEVDLFPHLGKPAALAVLEDGELLRRFHGLVTAGEYQKETPAGHHYRLTIEPWTYYLAQNRQMAIFQDRNAVEIIKEVIEGAGIQDVDYTRLSKPRITRGYTVQYRESDFAFVSRLMEEEGIYYFFRHDADRHVMVLCEGAGSHQPGSPSSLRFNANALSVFTANSKSRFDQHRDILQTWVERVASTGQARVTVRDFDFESPDQPLASESTGEGGHPRDDREIFIYPGRHVREKTGRGDQEQVGRERGQTLLDAQRARRRTFTGTSQASGIVTGQRLDVVDHPAVRLNGSFTVISAVHSIAAEAYRSGEQDDEEPYNVRFEAIPADTNYQSPPETPRPVVQGLETATVTGPAGETIFTDEYGRVKVRFPWDRADTPGERSTCWIRVSQTGGLGNVILPRVGHEVLIDFLHGDPDRPMVMGRVFNKANMPVYDLPANKTRAVWRTLTYGDSGTYPETEALDSGQDRTSNEIRFEDRGGAEELFIHAERDMNSRVRFDESRHVGHNQNRRVGLDRTTRVGRNDSKLIVGKRSTHVQQTDSLLVDDTLSIESKTAVTIRVKNSKITIGPDRITIQSPTVEIQANETAVVNGGKTTRVNGGSTLVLNGGLTDINPDGVSANSFGAPADLGPAAGEGGA, translated from the coding sequence ATGTCGATCGACGTGGGCGACGAACAGGTCGTCCTGCAACGGATCGAGAGCGAGGAACGCCTCGGCCGACCATTTACCGTCCATGCCACGATCATCTCGCCGCTCGAAGTCGATCTCTTTCCGCACCTCGGCAAGCCTGCGGCGCTTGCCGTGCTAGAGGATGGCGAACTACTGCGCCGGTTCCATGGGCTGGTGACGGCGGGGGAATATCAGAAGGAAACGCCCGCGGGGCACCATTACCGGCTGACGATCGAACCGTGGACCTATTATCTGGCGCAGAACCGCCAGATGGCGATCTTCCAAGACAGGAATGCGGTCGAGATCATCAAGGAGGTGATTGAGGGCGCCGGCATCCAGGACGTCGATTACACCCGGCTGTCAAAGCCGCGCATCACGCGCGGCTACACCGTCCAGTATCGCGAGAGCGACTTCGCCTTCGTCTCGCGCCTGATGGAGGAGGAAGGCATCTATTACTTCTTCCGTCACGATGCCGATCGCCACGTCATGGTGCTGTGCGAAGGCGCCGGATCGCACCAGCCCGGCTCCCCGTCGAGCCTGCGTTTCAACGCCAACGCGCTGTCGGTGTTCACCGCCAATTCAAAGAGCCGCTTCGATCAGCACCGCGATATCCTGCAGACCTGGGTCGAGCGGGTCGCCTCCACCGGGCAGGCGCGGGTAACCGTTCGTGATTTCGATTTCGAGTCGCCCGATCAACCGCTGGCGAGCGAGAGCACCGGCGAGGGCGGCCACCCCCGCGACGATCGCGAGATCTTCATCTATCCGGGCCGGCACGTGCGCGAAAAGACCGGACGCGGCGACCAGGAGCAGGTCGGGCGCGAACGCGGGCAGACGCTGCTCGATGCGCAGCGTGCACGTCGGCGGACCTTCACCGGCACGAGCCAGGCGTCGGGCATCGTCACCGGGCAGCGGCTCGACGTAGTGGATCACCCGGCGGTCCGGCTTAACGGCTCCTTTACCGTGATCTCGGCGGTGCACTCGATCGCCGCGGAAGCCTATCGCTCCGGCGAGCAGGACGACGAGGAGCCTTACAACGTCAGGTTCGAGGCGATCCCCGCCGACACGAACTACCAGTCGCCGCCCGAAACGCCGCGCCCCGTCGTCCAGGGGCTAGAGACCGCCACCGTGACGGGCCCCGCCGGCGAAACGATTTTCACCGATGAGTACGGCCGCGTGAAGGTGCGTTTCCCGTGGGATCGCGCCGATACACCGGGGGAACGTTCGACCTGCTGGATCCGCGTGTCGCAGACTGGAGGGCTGGGCAACGTCATTCTGCCGCGCGTCGGCCACGAGGTGCTGATCGATTTCCTTCACGGCGATCCCGATCGCCCGATGGTGATGGGCCGAGTGTTCAACAAGGCGAACATGCCGGTATACGATCTGCCGGCGAACAAGACGCGCGCGGTATGGCGTACGCTGACCTACGGCGATTCGGGCACCTATCCCGAGACCGAGGCGCTCGACAGCGGGCAGGATCGCACGTCGAACGAGATTCGTTTCGAGGATCGCGGCGGAGCGGAGGAACTGTTCATTCATGCCGAGCGCGACATGAATAGCCGCGTTCGGTTCGACGAGTCGCGCCACGTCGGGCACAACCAGAACCGCCGCGTCGGGCTGGATCGCACGACGCGGGTTGGCCGCAACGATTCCAAACTGATCGTCGGCAAACGAAGCACGCACGTTCAACAGACCGACTCGCTGCTCGTCGACGACACCCTGTCGATCGAATCGAAAACTGCGGTCACCATCCGCGTCAAGAATTCCAAGATCACGATCGGCCCCGATCGCATCACGATTCAGTCACCAACCGTCGAGATTCAGGCAAACGAGACCGCGGTCGTCAACGGCGGCAAGACAACGCGCGTCAACGGCGGCAGCACGTTGGTGCTTAACGGCGGGCTGACCGACATCAATCCCGACGGCGTCTCGGCCAACTCGTTCGGCGCACCCGCCGATCTTGGCCCGGCGGCGGGCGAGGGCGGCGCGTGA